One Streptomyces sp. L2 genomic window carries:
- the kynU gene encoding kynureninase — MSELALRAEKLDAEDVLAPLRSRFVLDDGVYLDGNSLGALPGHVPDRVQDVVRRQWGELRIRSWDESGWWTAPERIGDRIAPLIGAGPGQIVVGDSTSVNVFKALVAAVRMAGEDRTEILVDATTFPTDGYIAESAARMTGRTLRALSPEEVPAALGDRTAAVLLNHVDYRTGRLHDLPSLTAAVHAAGALVVWDLCHSAGALPVGLDEHGVDLAVGCTYKYLNGGPGSPAYLYVRRDLQPRFDSPLPGWNSHAEPFGMSPSYAPAPGAVRGRVGTPDILSMLALEAALEVWDEAAVSVEAVRAKSLALTDFFLDCVAAYTVPGRVESVTPAAHGERGSQVALRCDDAGEVMKRLIGQGVVGDFRPPDILRFGFTPLYVSFTDVHRAARVLGEVLAE; from the coding sequence ATGTCTGAACTCGCCCTGCGCGCCGAGAAACTGGACGCCGAGGACGTCCTGGCGCCGCTCCGCTCCCGCTTCGTCCTCGACGACGGCGTCTACCTGGACGGCAACTCGCTCGGAGCGCTGCCCGGCCACGTCCCCGACCGCGTGCAGGACGTCGTCCGCAGGCAGTGGGGCGAGCTGCGCATCCGCTCCTGGGACGAGAGCGGCTGGTGGACGGCGCCGGAACGGATCGGTGACCGTATCGCCCCGCTGATCGGTGCGGGCCCCGGGCAGATCGTCGTCGGCGACTCGACAAGTGTGAACGTCTTCAAGGCACTTGTGGCCGCGGTCCGCATGGCGGGCGAGGACCGTACGGAGATCCTCGTCGACGCGACGACGTTCCCGACGGACGGCTACATCGCCGAGTCCGCCGCCCGCATGACCGGCCGCACCCTTCGCGCACTGTCCCCGGAGGAGGTGCCGGCGGCGCTCGGTGACCGCACCGCCGCCGTGCTGCTCAACCACGTCGACTACCGCACCGGCCGCCTGCACGACCTGCCGTCCCTGACGGCCGCGGTGCACGCCGCCGGTGCCCTCGTGGTCTGGGACCTGTGCCACAGCGCGGGCGCGCTGCCGGTCGGGCTGGACGAGCACGGGGTGGACCTGGCGGTCGGCTGCACCTACAAGTATCTGAACGGCGGTCCGGGTTCACCGGCGTACCTGTACGTCCGCCGCGACCTGCAGCCCCGCTTCGACTCGCCGCTGCCCGGCTGGAACTCCCACGCCGAGCCGTTCGGGATGAGCCCGTCCTACGCGCCGGCGCCGGGCGCGGTGCGGGGGCGGGTCGGGACCCCGGACATCCTCTCCATGCTGGCCCTGGAGGCGGCGCTGGAGGTCTGGGACGAGGCCGCCGTCTCCGTCGAGGCGGTCCGCGCGAAGTCCCTTGCCCTGACGGACTTCTTCCTCGACTGCGTGGCCGCGTACACCGTGCCCGGGCGCGTGGAGTCGGTCACTCCGGCGGCCCACGGGGAGCGCGGCAGCCAGGTCGCGTTGCGCTGCGACGACGCGGGCGAGGTCATGAAGCGGCTCATCGGTCAGGGCGTCGTAGGCGACTTCCGCCCCCCCGACATCCTCCGCTTCGGCTTCACCCCGCTGTACGTGAGCTTCACCGACGTCCACCGGGCAGCGCGGGTCCTCGGGGAGGTGCTCGCCGAGTAG
- a CDS encoding cytochrome P450, which yields MAAASDLAFDPWDPAFVADPYPAYAELRARGRVIRYEPSDQWLVPHHADVSALLRDRRLGRTYQHRFSHEDFGRTAPPPEQEPFHTLNDHGMLDLEPPDHTRIRRLVSKAFTPRTVERLRPYVHTLADELVASLVAAGGGDLLTDVAEPLPVAVIAEMLGIPEADRAQLRPWSGDICGMYELNPSEETAAKAVRASVEFSDYLRELIAARRKEPGDDLISGLIAAYDEGERLTEQEMISTAVLLLNAGHEATVNATTNGWWALFRNPAQLAALRADHSLVPSAVEELLRYDTPLQLFERWVLDDIEIDGTTIPRGSEIAMLFGSANHDPAVFERPHRLDLTRRDNPHISFSAGIHYCIGAPLARVELAASMTALLVKAPNLTLTEEPERRPNFVMRGLKGLRVEVG from the coding sequence ATGGCAGCTGCTTCGGACCTCGCTTTCGACCCCTGGGACCCGGCGTTCGTGGCCGACCCCTACCCGGCGTACGCCGAGCTGCGCGCCCGTGGCCGGGTGATCCGCTACGAGCCGAGCGACCAGTGGCTCGTCCCGCACCACGCGGACGTGTCGGCGCTGCTGCGGGACCGCCGGCTGGGCCGCACCTACCAGCACCGCTTCTCCCACGAGGACTTCGGCCGGACCGCGCCCCCGCCCGAGCAGGAGCCGTTCCACACGCTCAACGACCACGGCATGCTCGACCTGGAGCCGCCGGACCACACCCGCATCCGGCGCCTGGTGTCGAAGGCGTTCACCCCGCGCACGGTGGAGCGGCTGCGGCCGTACGTGCACACCCTGGCGGACGAGCTGGTGGCGTCCCTGGTGGCGGCGGGCGGCGGCGATCTGCTGACCGACGTGGCGGAACCCCTCCCCGTGGCGGTGATCGCCGAGATGCTGGGCATCCCGGAGGCGGACCGGGCGCAGCTGCGGCCCTGGTCGGGGGACATCTGCGGGATGTACGAGCTGAACCCGTCCGAGGAGACGGCGGCGAAGGCGGTACGGGCGTCGGTCGAGTTCTCCGACTACCTGCGCGAGCTGATCGCGGCCCGCCGCAAGGAGCCCGGCGACGACCTGATCTCGGGGCTGATCGCGGCGTACGACGAGGGGGAGCGGCTGACCGAGCAGGAGATGATCTCCACGGCGGTGCTGCTGCTGAACGCCGGTCACGAGGCCACTGTGAACGCCACGACGAACGGCTGGTGGGCGCTGTTCCGCAATCCGGCCCAGCTGGCGGCCCTGCGCGCCGACCACTCCCTGGTGCCCTCGGCGGTGGAGGAACTGCTGCGTTACGACACCCCGCTCCAGCTGTTCGAGCGGTGGGTGCTGGACGACATCGAGATCGACGGCACGACGATCCCGCGGGGCTCGGAGATCGCGATGCTGTTCGGTTCCGCCAACCACGACCCGGCCGTCTTCGAACGCCCGCACAGGCTCGACCTGACCCGCCGGGACAACCCGCACATCTCCTTCAGCGCCGGAATCCACTACTGCATCGGCGCCCCCCTGGCCCGCGTCGAACTGGCCGCCTCGATGACGGCTTTGCTGGTCAAGGCCCCGAACCTGACCCTCACGGAGGAACCGGAACGCAGGCCGAACTTCGTGATGCGCGGGCTGAAGGGTCTGCGGGTGGAGGTGGGGTGA
- a CDS encoding alpha/beta hydrolase, with translation MPDDAAASRAAAEEESAFSHPPVDPDATAPYGDHPDQVIDFYAPRTPTPTATPAPAPVVVVLHGGAWRSRYDRRHLTPFADHLARRGFAVANVEYRRGPATPLVPAQNTGSATPPAGRWPDTFDDVAAALDALPALLRDALPQADARRTVLTGHSAGGHLALWAAARHVLPADAPWRTDRPAPLRGVVALAPIADFTVAEKLGVCEHAALQLLGGEDEFAGRQPYADPALLLPTGIATTLVQGRTDLEVPQAVAESYADAAAKAGEMVGLTLLEDVGHFPLIDPAADACAVVAEEIAQLAW, from the coding sequence ATGCCGGACGACGCCGCCGCATCCCGCGCCGCCGCAGAGGAGGAGTCGGCCTTCTCGCACCCTCCGGTGGACCCCGACGCCACGGCCCCGTACGGCGACCACCCCGACCAGGTGATCGACTTCTACGCCCCGCGCACCCCGACCCCGACCGCCACCCCCGCCCCCGCCCCCGTGGTCGTCGTCCTGCACGGCGGCGCCTGGCGGTCCCGCTACGACCGCCGCCACCTCACCCCGTTCGCGGACCACCTGGCCCGTAGGGGCTTCGCCGTGGCCAACGTCGAGTACCGGAGGGGCCCCGCCACCCCCCTCGTACCGGCCCAGAACACGGGCTCGGCGACCCCGCCGGCCGGCCGCTGGCCGGACACCTTCGACGACGTGGCTGCCGCCCTGGACGCACTCCCCGCCCTGCTCCGCGACGCGCTCCCGCAGGCGGACGCCCGCCGCACGGTCCTGACCGGCCACTCCGCTGGCGGCCACCTGGCGCTGTGGGCGGCGGCCCGCCACGTGCTGCCCGCCGACGCCCCCTGGCGCACCGACCGCCCCGCCCCGCTGCGCGGCGTGGTCGCCCTGGCCCCCATCGCCGACTTCACCGTGGCGGAGAAGCTGGGGGTCTGCGAGCACGCTGCACTCCAACTCCTGGGCGGAGAGGACGAGTTCGCCGGACGGCAGCCGTACGCCGACCCCGCGCTGCTCCTCCCCACCGGCATCGCGACCACCCTGGTCCAGGGCCGTACGGACCTGGAGGTACCGCAGGCGGTGGCCGAGTCATACGCGGACGCGGCGGCCAAGGCCGGCGAGATGGTGGGCCTGACCCTGCTGGAGGACGTCGGCCACTTCCCCCTGATCGACCCGGCGGCAGACGCCTGCGCGGTGGTGGCGGAGGAGATCGCCCAACTGGCCTGGTGA
- the pyrE gene encoding orotate phosphoribosyltransferase: MTTDVRGALLQQIKDKAVVHGKVTLSSGLEADYYVDLRRITLDGEAAPLVGQVLLDLTADLDFDAVGGLTMGADPVAAAMLHAAAARGKRIDAFVVRKAAKAHGLQRRVEGPEIKGRRVLVVEDTSTTGGSPLTAVEAVREAGAEVVAVATIVDRATGAAEKIEAGAGVPYRFAFSKDELGLD; the protein is encoded by the coding sequence ATGACGACGGACGTGCGCGGTGCGCTGCTGCAGCAGATCAAGGACAAGGCCGTGGTGCACGGCAAGGTGACGCTCTCCTCCGGTCTGGAGGCCGACTACTACGTCGACCTGCGCCGCATCACCCTCGACGGCGAGGCCGCCCCCCTGGTCGGGCAGGTGCTGCTGGACCTGACCGCCGACCTCGACTTCGACGCGGTCGGCGGGCTCACCATGGGCGCCGACCCGGTCGCCGCCGCGATGCTGCACGCCGCCGCCGCGCGCGGGAAGCGGATCGACGCGTTCGTGGTCCGCAAGGCCGCGAAGGCGCACGGCCTGCAGCGGCGCGTGGAGGGCCCGGAGATCAAGGGCCGGCGGGTGCTGGTCGTGGAGGACACCTCCACCACGGGCGGCTCGCCGCTCACCGCCGTGGAGGCCGTGCGCGAGGCCGGCGCGGAGGTCGTCGCCGTCGCCACGATCGTCGACCGGGCGACCGGCGCGGCGGAGAAGATCGAGGCCGGCGCGGGCGTTCCGTACCGGTTCGCCTTCTCGAAGGATGAACTGGGTCTGGACTGA
- a CDS encoding DUF3151 domain-containing protein, with translation MTIHDNLLGGPPPTHLPDAPEPRDLLAAGTAPADVAAKYPTSSLAWAQLADDAFERGAVVESYAYARTGYHRGLDALRRSGWKGHGEVPWEHEPNRGFLRALHALARAAQSIGEQEEYERCSQFLKDSSPTAAQTLG, from the coding sequence ATGACGATTCACGACAACCTTCTTGGTGGGCCGCCCCCGACCCACCTCCCCGACGCCCCCGAGCCCCGCGACCTCCTCGCCGCCGGCACGGCCCCCGCGGACGTCGCCGCGAAGTACCCCACCTCCTCCCTCGCCTGGGCCCAGCTCGCCGACGACGCCTTCGAGCGCGGCGCGGTCGTGGAGTCGTACGCCTACGCCCGTACGGGCTACCACCGCGGCCTCGACGCCCTGCGCCGCAGCGGCTGGAAGGGCCACGGCGAGGTCCCCTGGGAGCACGAGCCGAACCGCGGCTTCCTGCGCGCCCTGCACGCCCTCGCCCGCGCCGCCCAGTCCATCGGCGAGCAGGAGGAGTACGAGCGCTGCAGCCAGTTCCTGAAGGACTCCTCGCCGACGGCGGCCCAGACCCTCGGCTGA
- a CDS encoding histidine kinase produces the protein MTQTTHTQTPPPGGAGRPRSPEFRLAVDALRGLRQDLFQDAFAYRPLPRAGTDGPLARRLSGRALEYAAWAPHAVVCFLALLTMLLAQTTADDGGVTSLLCALLAAAPVLLTLVRPAGAFWASLAGATLTAVVGGTEWGDWPWLPGSFLSHLVVLTVVAIRTRPRTAAWMWLLTVVYGFLGGSVLGTGHYSDNAAPMLVFSALVLLAVTAWKIRREARQEVTAQQTVTAHERSRRTLLEERTTIARELHDVVAHHMSVVAIQAEAAPYRVENPPPELEKAFATIRENAVAALTELRRVLGVVRAEDYEAPDAPQPTLADLDALLTNVRETGLDVEKTVTGAVRELPQGVELSAYRIVQEALSNTLRHAPGADARVEIGYVLGGLGLRVVNGPPPAPNLIKPSPGAGHGITGMRERVTMLNGEMTAGPAEDGGYEVTVFLPAGAASEDGA, from the coding sequence GTGACCCAGACGACGCACACGCAGACGCCACCGCCGGGCGGGGCCGGCCGGCCGCGTAGCCCCGAGTTCCGGCTTGCCGTGGATGCCCTGCGCGGGCTGCGGCAGGACCTGTTCCAGGACGCCTTCGCCTACCGCCCGCTACCCCGCGCGGGCACCGACGGCCCGCTGGCGCGCCGGCTGTCGGGGCGGGCCCTGGAGTACGCCGCCTGGGCCCCGCACGCGGTGGTCTGCTTCCTCGCCCTGCTCACGATGCTGCTGGCGCAGACGACGGCGGACGACGGCGGCGTGACGTCTCTGCTGTGCGCGCTGCTCGCGGCGGCGCCCGTCCTGCTGACGCTGGTGCGTCCGGCCGGCGCGTTCTGGGCGTCCCTCGCCGGGGCCACCCTCACCGCGGTCGTCGGCGGCACCGAGTGGGGCGACTGGCCCTGGCTGCCCGGCAGCTTCCTGTCCCACCTGGTCGTACTCACCGTCGTGGCGATACGCACCCGGCCCCGCACGGCGGCCTGGATGTGGCTGCTGACCGTGGTCTACGGCTTCCTCGGCGGGAGCGTCCTCGGCACCGGCCACTACAGCGACAACGCCGCCCCGATGCTGGTCTTCTCCGCGCTGGTCCTCCTCGCCGTGACCGCCTGGAAGATCCGCCGGGAGGCGCGCCAGGAGGTGACCGCCCAGCAGACGGTCACCGCGCACGAGCGCTCCCGGCGCACGCTGCTGGAGGAGCGCACCACCATCGCCCGCGAGCTGCACGACGTCGTCGCCCACCACATGTCGGTGGTGGCCATCCAGGCGGAGGCCGCCCCCTACCGGGTGGAGAATCCTCCGCCGGAGCTGGAGAAGGCGTTCGCCACCATCCGGGAGAACGCCGTGGCGGCCCTGACCGAGCTGCGCCGCGTCCTGGGCGTCGTACGGGCCGAGGACTACGAGGCCCCCGACGCCCCGCAGCCCACCCTCGCCGACCTGGACGCGCTGCTCACCAACGTGCGGGAGACCGGCCTGGACGTGGAGAAGACGGTGACCGGCGCGGTGCGGGAGCTGCCGCAGGGCGTGGAGCTGTCGGCGTACCGGATCGTGCAGGAGGCGCTGAGCAACACGCTGCGGCACGCGCCGGGGGCGGACGCCCGCGTCGAGATCGGGTACGTCCTCGGCGGCCTCGGCCTGCGCGTCGTCAACGGCCCCCCGCCCGCGCCGAACCTCATCAAGCCCTCGCCCGGTGCCGGTCACGGCATCACGGGCATGCGGGAACGCGTGACCATGCTGAACGGTGAGATGACGGCGGGCCCGGCGGAAGACGGCGGCTACGAGGTGACGGTGTTCCTGCCGGCCGGCGCCGCGAGTGAGGACGGGGCATGA
- a CDS encoding response regulator transcription factor, producing the protein MTIRVLIADDQMMVREGFSVLLNAMPDIEVAGEAVNGREAVERVRELSPDVVLMDIRMPELNGIEATREIVAADAAAKVLVLTTFDLDEYVYQALRAGASGFLLKDASARQLADGVRVVAAGEALLAPSVTRRLITEFSRLADTPRLMPTAQAAYGELTERETEVLVLIAQGLSNLEIAERLVVAESTIKTHVSRILVKLGLRDRTQAAVFAYEARLVAPG; encoded by the coding sequence ATGACGATCCGGGTACTGATCGCCGACGACCAGATGATGGTGCGCGAGGGCTTCTCGGTGCTGCTGAACGCGATGCCGGACATCGAGGTCGCCGGCGAGGCCGTCAACGGCCGGGAGGCGGTCGAGCGGGTGCGGGAGCTGAGCCCCGACGTGGTGCTGATGGACATCCGGATGCCCGAGCTGAACGGCATCGAGGCGACCCGGGAGATCGTCGCCGCCGACGCCGCCGCGAAGGTGCTGGTGCTGACCACGTTCGACCTGGACGAGTACGTGTACCAGGCGCTGCGGGCCGGTGCCTCCGGGTTCCTGCTGAAGGACGCCTCGGCGCGGCAGCTGGCCGACGGAGTGCGGGTGGTGGCCGCGGGGGAGGCGCTGCTCGCGCCGTCGGTGACCCGGCGGCTGATCACCGAGTTCTCCCGGCTGGCGGACACCCCCCGGCTGATGCCGACCGCGCAGGCGGCCTACGGCGAGCTGACCGAGCGGGAGACGGAGGTGCTGGTGCTGATCGCGCAGGGCCTGTCCAACCTGGAGATCGCGGAGCGCCTGGTGGTCGCCGAGTCGACGATCAAGACCCACGTCAGCCGCATCCTCGTGAAGCTGGGCCTGCGCGACCGCACCCAGGCGGCGGTCTTCGCCTACGAGGCCCGCCTGGTCGCCCCGGGCTGA
- a CDS encoding tryptophan 2,3-dioxygenase family protein, with amino-acid sequence MSQQAHTPAEAAEPETPHLDFAGTTPYEDYVRADVLTHLQQTLTDDPGEMVFLVTTQVMELWFTVIVHEWETASHALRQDDVPTAIAALKRSVRELEALNASWTPLGQLTPAQFNSYRSALGEGSGFQSATYRRLEFLLGEKSASMLVPHRGAPRAHAELEKALHEPSLYDEVVRLLARRGHAVPESVLRRDVSQRYEPSDAVEAAWAAIYSGDEADELARLGEALTDVAELVWRWRNDHLVATRRAMGSKTGTGGSAGVAWLEKRARKNVFPELWTARAHV; translated from the coding sequence ATGTCCCAACAGGCTCACACTCCGGCCGAGGCCGCTGAGCCCGAGACCCCGCATCTCGATTTCGCCGGTACGACGCCGTACGAGGACTACGTCCGGGCGGACGTGCTCACCCACCTCCAGCAGACCCTCACCGACGACCCCGGTGAGATGGTCTTCCTCGTCACGACGCAGGTCATGGAGCTGTGGTTCACCGTCATCGTGCACGAGTGGGAGACCGCCTCCCACGCCCTGCGCCAGGACGACGTGCCGACCGCGATCGCCGCGCTGAAGCGTTCCGTACGGGAGCTGGAGGCGCTCAACGCCTCCTGGACGCCGCTCGGCCAGCTGACCCCGGCGCAGTTCAACTCGTACCGCTCCGCCCTCGGTGAAGGTTCCGGCTTCCAGTCGGCCACCTACCGCCGGCTGGAGTTCCTGCTCGGCGAGAAGTCCGCGTCCATGCTCGTCCCGCACCGCGGCGCCCCCCGCGCGCACGCCGAGCTGGAGAAGGCGCTGCACGAGCCGAGCCTGTACGACGAGGTCGTACGGCTCCTCGCGCGCCGCGGCCATGCCGTCCCGGAGTCGGTGCTGCGCCGTGACGTGTCCCAGCGCTACGAGCCCTCGGACGCCGTCGAAGCGGCCTGGGCGGCGATCTACTCCGGCGACGAGGCCGACGAACTCGCCCGTCTCGGCGAGGCGTTGACCGACGTCGCGGAACTGGTCTGGCGATGGCGCAACGACCACCTGGTCGCCACCCGCCGCGCGATGGGCTCCAAGACCGGCACGGGCGGCTCCGCCGGCGTGGCCTGGCTGGAGAAGCGCGCCCGCAAGAACGTGTTCCCGGAGCTGTGGACGGCGAGGGCCCATGTCTGA
- a CDS encoding ABC transporter permease: MTALAGTGTLVRFSLRRDRALVPVWIAVNALMVLSMPASLKGLYGTPGARADLMRQMSANTSLRALVGPVYDDSLGALTAWRVGVYAGALAAVMSLLVVVRHTRDEEESGRQELLSSGMVGRRAPLTAALLTAAAANGLLALLITAGLAAQGAPGALAFGLGVAGTGLVFAGVAAVVAQLTESARLARGLTAAALGAAFVLRAAGDSASDDGSSVLTWLSPLGWLENVRAFAGNRWWVLGLFAAAVLAQGAVAFALAGRRDLGMSFLPTRPGPATGRLGTAAALAWRLQRGSVLGWSAGFFLAGVVYGGVATGAADLVRDNDQARQIFERMGGGGGLTDALLASLIGMLGLVAALYVVQSVLRLSGEEASGRAEPVLAGAVGRLRWAAGHLVVAFGGTALIMLLAGLGFAAGYGGDTGPVLAACLVQVPAVWVIGGTAVLLYGVLPRGAVAAWAVAGAALLVGWVGPALKAPQLLLDASPFGHLPKLPGGQMEWGPVVSLTGLAVVLVAAGLAGLRRRDLAG, encoded by the coding sequence GTGACCGCCCTCGCCGGCACCGGCACCCTGGTGCGCTTCTCACTGCGCCGCGACCGCGCCCTGGTCCCCGTGTGGATCGCCGTGAACGCGCTGATGGTCCTGTCCATGCCCGCCTCCCTGAAGGGCCTGTACGGCACTCCTGGCGCCCGCGCCGACCTGATGCGGCAGATGAGCGCCAACACGTCGCTACGGGCCCTCGTCGGCCCGGTGTACGACGACTCGCTGGGCGCCCTGACCGCCTGGCGCGTCGGCGTCTACGCGGGCGCTCTGGCCGCCGTGATGAGCCTCCTCGTCGTCGTACGCCACACCCGCGACGAGGAGGAGAGCGGCCGTCAGGAGCTGCTCTCGTCCGGCATGGTGGGCCGCCGGGCGCCGCTGACGGCGGCCCTGCTCACGGCGGCGGCCGCGAACGGGCTGCTGGCCCTGCTGATCACGGCGGGCCTCGCCGCACAGGGCGCCCCGGGGGCGCTGGCGTTCGGACTCGGGGTGGCCGGGACCGGGCTGGTCTTCGCGGGCGTGGCGGCCGTCGTGGCCCAGCTGACCGAGAGTGCCCGCCTGGCCCGGGGGCTCACGGCGGCGGCGCTCGGCGCCGCGTTCGTGCTGCGCGCGGCCGGCGACTCGGCCTCGGACGACGGCTCGTCCGTCCTGACCTGGCTGTCCCCGCTGGGCTGGCTGGAGAACGTGCGGGCGTTCGCCGGGAACCGCTGGTGGGTGCTGGGCCTGTTCGCGGCGGCGGTGCTGGCACAGGGCGCGGTGGCCTTCGCCCTGGCCGGGCGCCGGGACCTCGGCATGAGCTTCCTGCCCACCCGGCCGGGCCCGGCCACCGGCCGCCTCGGCACGGCGGCCGCCCTGGCCTGGCGGCTCCAGCGGGGCAGCGTGCTCGGCTGGTCGGCCGGCTTCTTCCTCGCCGGTGTCGTCTACGGCGGGGTGGCGACCGGGGCGGCCGATCTGGTCCGGGACAACGACCAGGCCCGGCAGATCTTCGAGCGGATGGGCGGCGGGGGCGGCCTCACCGACGCACTGCTCGCCTCGCTGATCGGCATGCTCGGACTGGTCGCCGCGCTGTACGTCGTGCAGTCGGTGCTGCGGCTGAGCGGCGAGGAGGCTTCCGGCCGGGCCGAACCGGTCCTCGCGGGCGCGGTGGGCCGGCTGCGCTGGGCCGCCGGGCACCTGGTCGTCGCCTTCGGCGGCACGGCCCTCATCATGCTCCTGGCCGGTCTCGGCTTCGCGGCCGGCTACGGCGGGGACACCGGCCCGGTGCTGGCCGCCTGCCTGGTGCAGGTCCCGGCGGTATGGGTGATCGGCGGGACCGCCGTCCTGCTGTACGGCGTGCTGCCGCGCGGGGCGGTCGCCGCGTGGGCGGTGGCCGGCGCCGCCCTGCTCGTCGGCTGGGTCGGCCCGGCCCTGAAGGCCCCTCAACTGCTGCTGGACGCCTCGCCGTTCGGGCATCTGCCGAAGCTGCCGGGCGGGCAGATGGAGTGGGGGCCGGTGGTGAGCCTGACGGGGCTGGCGGTGGTGCTGGTCGCGGCCGGACTGGCGGGGCTGCGCAGGCGGGATCTGGCGGGGTGA
- the fbaA gene encoding class II fructose-bisphosphate aldolase — translation MPIATPEVYNEMLDRAKAGKFAYPAINVTSTQTLNAALRGFAEAESDGIVQISTGGAEFLGGQYSKDMVSGAVALAEFAHIVAEKYPVNIALHTDHCPKDKLDGYVRPLIAVSEERVKAGRNPLFQSHMWDGSAETLADNLEIAQELLARAAAAKIILEVEITPTGGEEDGVSHEINDSLYTTVEDAIRTAEALGLGEKGRYLLAASFGNVHGVYKPGNVVLRPDLLKELADGVTAKFGKQSPFDFVFHGGSGSTEQEILTALENGVVKMNLDTDTQYAFTRPVADHMLKNYDGVLKVDGEVGNKKTYDPRTWGKLAEASMAARVVEATNNLRSAGNKIK, via the coding sequence ATGCCGATCGCAACCCCCGAGGTCTACAACGAGATGCTCGACCGGGCGAAGGCAGGCAAGTTCGCCTACCCGGCCATCAACGTCACCTCGACCCAGACCCTGAACGCCGCGCTGCGCGGTTTCGCGGAGGCCGAGAGCGACGGCATCGTCCAGATCTCCACGGGTGGCGCCGAGTTCCTCGGCGGCCAGTACAGCAAGGACATGGTCTCCGGCGCGGTCGCGCTGGCCGAGTTCGCGCACATCGTCGCCGAGAAGTACCCGGTCAACATCGCGCTGCACACCGACCACTGCCCGAAGGACAAGCTCGACGGGTACGTGCGTCCGCTGATCGCGGTCTCCGAGGAGCGCGTGAAGGCCGGCCGCAACCCGCTGTTCCAGTCCCACATGTGGGACGGCTCGGCGGAGACCCTGGCCGACAACCTGGAGATCGCCCAGGAGCTGCTGGCCCGCGCCGCAGCCGCGAAGATCATCCTTGAGGTGGAGATCACGCCGACCGGTGGCGAGGAGGACGGCGTCTCGCACGAGATCAACGACTCCCTTTACACCACGGTCGAGGACGCGATCCGCACCGCGGAGGCGCTCGGCCTCGGCGAGAAGGGCCGCTACCTGCTGGCCGCGTCGTTCGGCAACGTGCACGGTGTGTACAAGCCGGGCAACGTCGTCCTGCGTCCCGACCTGCTGAAGGAGCTGGCCGACGGCGTCACCGCGAAGTTCGGCAAGCAGTCGCCGTTCGACTTCGTCTTCCACGGCGGCTCCGGCTCCACCGAGCAGGAGATCCTCACGGCGCTGGAGAACGGCGTCGTGAAGATGAACCTCGACACGGACACGCAGTACGCGTTCACCCGGCCGGTGGCCGACCACATGCTGAAGAACTACGACGGCGTGCTGAAGGTCGACGGCGAGGTCGGCAACAAGAAGACGTACGACCCGCGGACGTGGGGCAAGCTGGCGGAGGCGAGCATGGCGGCGCGGGTCGTCGAGGCCACGAACAACCTCCGGTCGGCCGGCAACAAGATCAAGTAA
- a CDS encoding Uma2 family endonuclease, translating into MTVMAERTSHTSQMSVEEFERIAEFAARETDDAVRFEFIDGRIGVKPVPDGDHNTIVMWLMRQCMQSRPDLDLYQGQGLQVAQYRKGRARPDGVLVPAAHFAGHGEWAPTEGVLLVLEVTSHDSDTDRRDRREKPVAYGAAGIPFYLLVDRDDCSVTVFSDPKPGEGYATAVKKSYGATLTLPDPLGIELDTADLKQYAD; encoded by the coding sequence ATGACGGTTATGGCAGAGCGCACGTCGCACACGTCACAGATGTCGGTCGAGGAGTTCGAGAGGATCGCCGAGTTCGCGGCCCGGGAGACCGACGACGCCGTCAGGTTCGAGTTCATCGACGGGCGGATCGGGGTCAAGCCAGTGCCGGACGGCGACCACAACACCATCGTGATGTGGCTGATGCGACAGTGCATGCAGTCGAGGCCCGACCTGGACCTGTACCAGGGGCAGGGACTGCAGGTGGCCCAGTACCGCAAGGGGCGTGCACGGCCCGACGGTGTGCTCGTGCCGGCCGCGCACTTCGCCGGTCACGGTGAATGGGCCCCGACCGAGGGCGTGCTGCTCGTGCTGGAGGTCACCTCCCACGACTCCGACACCGACCGGCGCGACCGGCGGGAGAAGCCCGTTGCGTACGGGGCCGCGGGCATCCCCTTCTATCTGCTGGTCGACCGTGACGACTGCTCGGTCACCGTCTTCAGCGACCCGAAGCCGGGGGAGGGTTACGCCACCGCCGTGAAGAAGTCCTACGGCGCCACCCTCACCCTCCCCGACCCCCTCGGCATCGAACTCGACACCGCCGACCTCAAGCAGTACGCCGACTGA